A window of Bacilli bacterium PM5-9 genomic DNA:
CAATAACTAATGAAGTTATTGAGCAATTAGGCAATAGAATTGAAGTAATTGTTGAAGGAGAAGCTAAAAATAAAAAAGCAAGTACGGTCTTTAGTATTATTAATGATAAAATAACAATTTTACGTGAAGGGCCGATAACTAAGGAAGAGATAGAAGAGGTGTATAATTCATGAAAAAAATAGTAATTGGTAGTGATCATGGTGGTTTTGAATATAAAGAAATTATAAAAAATCATTTATTAGGATTAGATTATGAGGTTTTAGATGTTGGGGCATATGATAAATCAAGTATTGATTATCCTGACATAGCTAAAAACGTTAGTGAGATAGTAGTTAAAGAAAAAATTAAAGGAATTCTTATTTGTGGAACAGGTATTGGTATTAGTATTGCTGCAAATAAGTGTCATGGAATAAGAGCTGCACTATGTAATGATGAATATAGTGCAAGAATGTCACGTGAGCATAATAATAGTAACATTTTAGCTTTAGGGCAACGTGTTATTGGAGAAGGATTAATGCTAAATATTGTAAACGCTTGGCTGTACGCTGATTTTGAAGGTGGACGCCATGAAAATAGAGTAAACAAAATAACAAAAATCGAGGAGGAAAGATAGATGGGATACAAAGTTTTAAATCATCCATTAATTGCTCATAAGTTAACTATTATGAGAAGAAAGGACACTTCAACCAAGGATTTCAGACAAAATCTTGATGAGATCGCAGGATTAATGGCGTATGAAATCACTAGAGATGTTGAAACTAAGGAAGTTGAGGTTGAAACACCTTTAGTTAAGACAACACAAAAAAAATTAGCTGAGGATATTATACTTGTTCCAATTTTAAGAGCAGGATTGGGTATGGTAGATGGAATTAGATCATTAATTCCAACAGCAAAAATTGGACATATTGGTGTTTATCGTGATGAAGAAACATTTGAAGCAAAGGAGTATTTTAATAAATTACCTGAAAGTATTGAAGATGCTTATGTAATGGTTCTTGATCCAATGTTAGCAACTGGTGTTAGTGCAAGCGCAGCGTTAACAATGATTAAACAAGCAGGTGCTAAAAAAATTAAATTAGTTTGCTTAGTAGGTGTTATGGAAGGAATTAATGCTGTAAGTAAAGAACATCCAGATGTAGAAATAGTTTTAGCTGCATTAGATGAAGGTTTAAATGAAAAAAATTATATTATGCCTGGTTTAGGTGATGCTGGAGATCGTTTGTTTGGAACAAAATAAAAAAAACAAAACAGCATTAAGACAAACAATTAGCTCACTTACTTCAATAAGTGGTTATATGATTGGCTCAATATTAATTGGAATGTATTTAGATAACAAGTTTTTTAATAATAATGGACTTGCAGTTATAGTTGCTCTTATTATTGGAATATTGTTAGTCGTAATAAATGTGATTAAGTTGGTGATATTAAGTCGTGATAATTGATGAAATAAAAAAAATGGGAGTATTAATTGGAATTGTTTGCTCTGTTTTAGTTGGACTAATTTTTATGAGAGTAGATTTAATTGCATGCTATATTGTTGGCTGGC
This region includes:
- a CDS encoding uracil phosphoribosyltransferase (product_source=KO:K00761; cath_funfam=3.40.50.2020; cog=COG0035; ko=KO:K00761; pfam=PF14681; superfamily=53271; tigrfam=TIGR01091), whose translation is MGYKVLNHPLIAHKLTIMRRKDTSTKDFRQNLDEIAGLMAYEITRDVETKEVEVETPLVKTTQKKLAEDIILVPILRAGLGMVDGIRSLIPTAKIGHIGVYRDEETFEAKEYFNKLPESIEDAYVMVLDPMLATGVSASAALTMIKQAGAKKIKLVCLVGVMEGINAVSKEHPDVEIVLAALDEGLNEKNYIMPGLGDAGDRLFGTK
- a CDS encoding F0F1-type ATP synthase assembly protein I (product_source=COG5336; cog=COG5336; smart=SM01207; superfamily=161098; transmembrane_helix_parts=Inside_1_12,TMhelix_13_35,Outside_36_44,TMhelix_45_67,Inside_68_72), which produces MEQNKKNKTALRQTISSLTSISGYMIGSILIGMYLDNKFFNNNGLAVIVALIIGILLVVINVIKLVILSRDN
- a CDS encoding ribose 5-phosphate isomerase B (product_source=KO:K01808; cath_funfam=3.40.1400.10; cog=COG0698; ko=KO:K01808; pfam=PF02502; superfamily=89623; tigrfam=TIGR01120), with product MKKIVIGSDHGGFEYKEIIKNHLLGLDYEVLDVGAYDKSSIDYPDIAKNVSEIVVKEKIKGILICGTGIGISIAANKCHGIRAALCNDEYSARMSREHNNSNILALGQRVIGEGLMLNIVNAWLYADFEGGRHENRVNKITKIEEER